A window of Juglans regia cultivar Chandler chromosome 7, Walnut 2.0, whole genome shotgun sequence contains these coding sequences:
- the LOC108982874 gene encoding uncharacterized protein LOC108982874, protein MTKPLFYYQYNHSLKNNKLLLLPLSSCTRRSMAVACSSSPHIPILKSGLVINPISKSLVVKYSQAPLKKAPRFQIKCSIRNKVFEDRSNGIICYRDDSGEIICEGYDDGPRFQQHTPRTACHPRDVEIFDLLLQQSRLQMVKGSGLNHADESVAVQKDFNCNGFNSFC, encoded by the exons ATGACCAAACCATTATTCTATTACCAATATAACCACAGCCTCAAGAACAacaaacttcttcttcttcctctttcttcttgCACCAGGAGATCAATGGCTGTAGCATGTTCTTCTTCCCCCCACATCCCAATTCTGAAATCTGGTCTAGTCATCAATCCTATCAGCAAATCTCTGGTGGTTAAATACAGCCAAGCTCCACTCAAGAAAGCACCTAGATTCCAGATCAAATGTTCCATCAGAAACAAG GTTTTTGAGGATCGGTCTAATGGTATAATCTGCTATAGGGATGACAGTGGGGAAATTATTTGTGAAGGTTACGATGATGGTCCTCGCTTCCAACAACATACTCCAAGAACAGCTTGTCATCCAAG AGATGTCGAGatctttgatcttcttcttcagcaGAGTAGGCTTCAGATGGTTAAAGGCAGTGGATTGAACCATGCTGATGAAAGTGTTGCTGTACAAAAGGACTTCAATTGTAATGGCTTTAACTCGTTCTGCTGA
- the LOC108982873 gene encoding 1-phosphatidylinositol-3-phosphate 5-kinase FAB1B-like, whose translation MDAPDKTFSELVGIVKSWIPRRSEPANVSRDFWMPDHSCRVCYECDSQFSIFNRRHHCRLCGRVFCARCTSNSVPAPSGDPTTAREEWEKIRVCNYCFKQWEQGIATLDNGIQISNLDLSTSPSATSLASSKSSVTANSSTIALSSMRYTVDPYQQVQHSSGLSPQQSSLMETSMKRQGELVSGRSNDLVVDMGNPNHYGFSMHRSDDDDDEYNVYRSDSETRHFPQVNDYYGQVDFDDLSNDDGSHKFHPGGENNDAKGLSSTQLHQSFDSQCLEGTPPLGKKDENDTGDECEAPSSICAARGVETEPVDFENNGLLWLPPDPEDEEDDKEAGLFDDDDDYGDTAGDWGYLRTSGSFGSGESRNRDRSSEEHKTAMKNVVDGHFRALVAQLLQVENLPIGNEDDKESWLEIITSLSWEAATLLKPDMSKGGGMDPGGYVKVKCVASGHRHESMVVKGVVCKKNVAHRRMTSKIEKPRLLILEGALEYQRVSNLLSSFDTLLQQEMDHLKMAVAKIDVHHPDVLLVEKSVSRHAQEYLLAKDISLVLNIKRPLLERIARCTGAQIVPSIDHLSSPKLGYCDAFHVEKFLEDHGSAGQGGKKLLKTLMYFEGCPKPLGCTILLRGANGDELKKVKHVVQYGVFAAYHLALETSFLADEGASLPELPLNSPITVALPDKSSSIERSISTVPGFSLSVGDKSQGTHHIVEPRRSNSVPTSHLLSESIEPTTDLINSTAFSSCSSSGNAVPDSYLYGLSPYCSFEEKIKMGLKEPLVAETSAANSTPAVIHNHLSANGFGPVGTLGQHAIMNNSHNCHSAMAADQLDRSEISSLQEDFKEYPEMQGALKEDPVPVKEEFPPSPSDHQSILVSLSSRCIWKGTVCERSHLFRIKYYGSFDRPLGRFLRDHLFDQSYQCRSCGMPSEAHVHCYTHRQGTLTISVKKLQEILLPGEGEGKIWMWHRCLRCPRTNGFPPATRRVVMSDAAWGLSFGKFLELSFSNHAAASRVASCGHSLHRDCLRFYGFGKMVACFRYASIYVHSVCLPPPKLDFNCENQDWIQKETDEMVDRAELLFSEVLNALCQIAEKRSGSGPLNSGMKTPETRCRIAELEAMLQKEKAEFEESLQKILNKEMRKGKPIIDILEINRLRRQLLFLSYMWDHRLIYADNLDMKSFQDGLGSSNPEHLEKLLVINDKLTEVNVANKPEKCFHSYDSLPLDAELKESPEQRGGNGRDTNQSDVVHQEKDVGQDRSEVLKSEVNFRRALSDGEFPIIANLSDTLDAAWTGENHTGIGIPKDSTCTFPDMAMAEASTTPALVGGLQLENHAEEQNGTKVALVLSPAGSLKNPDSIEDSVSWSRMPFLNFYRSFNKNFLAGAQKFDVLSEYNPVYISSFRQLQLQGGARLLLSVGINDTVIPVYDDEPTSLISYALVSPEYQFQLIDEVERSNDGADSVPALSLSDSVKSQSFHSADDIASDYHRSLGSSDDIFLSMSGSRSSLVLDPLSYTKSLHVRVVFGDDSPLAKVKYSVTCYYAKRFEALRKICCPSELDFLRSLSRCKKWGATGGKSNVFFAKTMDDRFIIKQVTKTELESFIKFAPGYFKYLSESIVSGSPTCLAKILGIYQVTSKHLKGGKESKMDVLVMENLLFGRNLTRLYDLKGSSRSRYNPDSSGSNKVLLDQNLIEAMPTSPIFVGNKAKRLLERAVWNDTSFLASIDVMDYSLLVGVDEERHELVLGIIDFMRQYTWDKHLETWVKASGILGGPKNSSPTVISPKQYKKRFRKAMTTYFLMVPDQWSPPSIIPSKSQSDLCEENTQAGTVVE comes from the exons ATGGATGCACCCGACAAGACGTTCTCTGAGCTAGTTGGCATCGTGAAATCCTGGATCCCTAGGCGATCCGAGCCAGCTAATGTGTCGAGGGATTTTTGGATGCCCGATCATAGCTGTAGGGTATGCTACGAGTGTGATTCTCAGTTCTCAATATTCAATCGTAGACACCATTGTCGTCTTTGTGGCAGAGTTTTCTGTGCTAGGTGCACCTCAAATTCAGTTCCTGCCCCATCTGGTGACCCAACGACTGCCCGGGAAGAGTGGGAGAAGATTCGGGTATGTAATTATTGTTTCAAGCAATGGGAGCAGGGCATAGCTACTCTTGATAATGGGATCCAGATCTCCAACCTGGATCTTAGTACTTCACCATCAGCAACAAGTTTGGCCAGCTCTAAATCTAGTGTCACTGCTAACAGTAGTACCATTGCACTTAGCTCAATGCGGTATACAGTCGATCCTTATCAACAAGTGCAACACAGTTCAGGTCTCAGCCCACAGCAATCATCTTTGATGGAAACAAGCATGAAGAGGCAAGGCGAGTTAGTGTCAGGAAGGAGCAATGACCTTGTTGTAGATATGGGAAATCCAAACCATTATGGATTTTCAATGCACAG gagtgatgatgatgatgatgagtataatgTATATCGTTCAGATTCTGAAACAAGGCACTTTCCTCAAGTAAATGATTACTATGGTCAAGTTGACTTTGATGATCTGAGCAATGATGATGGATCACATAAGTTCCATCCTGGTGGAGAAAACAACGATGCCAAAGGTTTAAGCAGCACTCAATTACATCAGAGTTTTGACTCACAGTGTTTGGAAGGAACTCCACCACTAGGGAAAAAAGATGAGAATGATACCGGTGATGAGTGTGAAGCACCTTCCTCTATATGTGCTGCACGGGGTGTTGAAACAGAACCTGTTGATTTTGAGAACAATGGACTTCTATGGCTCCCCCCTGAtccagaagatgaagaagatgacaaGGAAGCAGGTCTGTTtgacgatgatgatgattatgGGGATACTGCAGGAGACTGGGGATATCTACGCACCTCAGGCAGTTTTGGAAGTGGCGAGTCTCGCAATAGGGATAGGTCAAGTGAGGAGCACAAGACGGCTATGAAGAATGTGGTTGATGGGCATTTTAGGGCTTTGGTAGCTCAACTGTTGCAGGTTGAGAACCTTCCCATAGGCAATGAAGATGACAAAGAGAGTTGGTTGGAGATTATAACATCTCTGTCCTGGGAGGCTGCTACACTTTTAAAGCCAGATATGAGCAAGGGTGGAGGGATGGATCCAGGTGGATATGTAAAAGTCAAATGCGTAGCTTCTGGGCATCGTCATGAGAG TATGGTGGTCAAAGGAGTTGTTTGTAAGAAAAATGTGGCTCACCGGCGAATGACATCAAAAATAGAGAAACCTCGCCTGTTGATCCTTGAGGGGGCTCTTGAGTACCAGCGGGTCTCTAACCTCTTGTCAAGTTTTGATACTCTGTTGCAGCAG GAAATGGACCATCTAAAGATGGCAGTGGCAAAGATAGATGTCCACCACCCCGATGTCCTATTGGTGGAGAAATCAGTTTCACGACATGCACAGGAGTACCTTCTTGCGAAGGACATATCGCTTGTTCTCAACATCAAGAGGCCACTTTTGGAGCGTATAGCCCGCTGCACAGGTGCTCAAATAGTGCCTTCAATTGATCATCTTTCATCACCGAAGCTGGGCTACTGTGACGCATTTCATGTGGAGAAGTTTCTAGAAGATCACGGATCTGCTGGACAGGGTGGCAAAAAATTGCTGAAGACACTGATGTATTTTGAAGGGTGCCCAAAGCCACTAGGATGTACT ATTTTGCTGAGAGGTGCTAATGGGGATGAATTAAAGAAAGTGAAGCATGTGGTTCAGTATGGAGTTTTTGCAGCGTATCACTTGGCTTTGGAGACTTCCTTTCTTGCTGACGAAGGAGCCTCTCTGCCAGAGCTCCCTTTGAATTCTCCAATAACTGTTGCACTTCCAGATAAATCCTCAAGCATTGAGAGATCCATCTCAACAGTACCTGGTTTCAGCCTTTCTGTGGGTGACAAATCTCAGGGAACCCATCATATTGTCGAGCCACGAAGATCCAACAGTGTCCCTACTTCACATCTGCTCTCTGAATCCATCGAACCCACTACAGATCTGATAAATTCTACAGCCTTTTCCTCCTGCTCTTCTTCAGGAAATGCTGTCCCAGATTCTTACCTTTATGGACTTTCTCCCTATTGTAGTTTCGAGGAGAAAATTAAAATGGGTTTGAAAGAACCCCTGGTGGCAGAAACTTCTGCAGCCAACAGCACCCCAGCTGTCATTCATAATCATCTCAGTGCTAATGGCTTTGGGCCTGTAGGGACTTTGGGACAGCATGCTATAATGAACAATTCCCACAATTGTCACAGTGCAATGGCTGCAGATCAGCTGGACAGATCAGAGATATCATCCCTGCAAGAAGATTTTAAAGAATATCCAGAAATGCAGGGAGCTTTGAAAGAAGATCCTGTGCCTGTGAAAGAAGAGTTTCCTCCATCACCTTCTGATCACCAGAGCATTTTGGTGTCTTTATCATCCCGGTGCATATGGAAGGGGACTGTTTGTGAGAGATCCCATCTCTTCCGAATCAAATATTATGGCAGCTTTGACAGACCTCTTGGTAGGTTTTTACGAGATCATTTATTCGATCAG AGTTATCAATGTCGTTCTTGCGGTATGCCATCAGAAGCCCATGTTCACTGCTATACTCATAGGCAGGGTACACTCACCATATCTGTTAAGAAGCTACAAGAAATTCTTTTACCAGGTGAAGGGGAAGGAAAGATCTGGATGTGGCACAGATGCCTGCGGTGTCCAAGGACCAATGGATTTCCTCCTGCAACTCGGAGAGTAGTGATGTCTGATGCTGCCTGGGGTTTATCTTTTGGGAAATTTTTGGAGCTCAGTTTCTCAAACCACGCAGCTGCGAGCAGGGTGGCAAGTTGTGGCCATTCTTTACATAGAGATTGTCTTCGTTTCTATGG GTTTGGCAAAATGGTTGCTTGCTTTCGATATGCATCAATTTATGTTCATTCTGTCTGCCTTCCACCACCCAAGCTGGACTTCAACTGTGAAAATCAGGACTGGATACAAAAAGAAACAGATGAG ATGGTTGATCGGGCAGAGCTTCTATTTTCTGAAGTACTCAATGCTCTTTGCCAAATAGCAGAAAAAAGATCTGGTTCTGGTCCTCTTAATAGTGGCATGAAAACCCCTGAAACAAGGTGCCGAATTGCAGAACTGGAAGCAATGTTACAGAAGGAGAAAGCAGAATTTGAG GAATCGCTccaaaaaattttgaacaaGGAAATGAGAAAGGGAAAACCAATTATTGACATTCTTGAGATCAATCGACTGCGGAGGCAGTTACTTTTTCTATCTTATATGTGGGACCATCGCCTGATTTATGCAGACAATTTAGATATGAAAAGCTTTCAGGATGGCTTGGGCAGCTCAAATCCAGAACATTTGGAGAAACTCCTCGTTATTAATGATAAGCTCACAGAAGTGAATGTGGCCAACAAACCTGAGAAATGCTTTCATAGTTATGACTCTCTTCCTTTGGATGCAGAGCTTAAAGAAAGCCCTGAGCAGAGGGGAGGAAATGGTAGGGACACTAACCAGTCTGATGTAGTTCATCAAGAAAAAGACGTGGGTCAGGATCGATCTGAAGTTTTAAAATCAGAAGTAAACTTCCGTAGGGCCCTCTCTGATGGGGAGTTCCCTATCATAGCAAATCTCTCAGATACCCTTGATGCGGCGTGGACTGGTGAAAATCACACAGGAATTGGAATACCCAAGGATAGTACATGTACATTCCCTGATATGGCCATGGCAGAAGCTTCAACTACACCTGCCCTGGTGGGGGGATTGCAATTGGAGAACCACGCAGAAGAGCAAAATGGAACCAAGGTTGCCCTTGTTCTTTCACCAGCAGGTTCCCTAAAAAACCCTGATAGCATAGAGGACTCTGTAAGCTGGTCACGAATGCCTTTCTTAAACTTCTATCGATCATTCAACAAGAATTTTTTAGCTGGTGCTCAAAAGTTTGATGTGCTGAGTGAGTACAATCCAGTCTACATTTCATCCTTTAGGCAGTTGCAACTCCAGGGTGGGGCTAGGCTGCTTCTTTCTGTGGGTATTAATGATACTGTCATTCCAGTATATGACGATGAGCCAACAAGTCTTATATCTTATGCTCTAGTATCACCAGAATATCAATTTCAACTGATTGATGAAGTTGAAAGGTCAAACGATGGTGCCGATTCTGTGCCTGCCTTATCACTATCTGATTCAGTGAAATCCCAATCATTTCATTCTGCTGATGACATAGCCTCTGATTATCATAGAAGTCTTGGGTCCTcggatgatatttttttatccatGTCTGGATCTCGTAGCTCTCTGGTTCTAGATCCGCTctcatatacaaaatcattgcaTGTCAGAGTTGTTTTTGGAGATGATAGCCCACTTGCTAAGGTGAAATATTCAGTCACTTGTTACTATGCAAAGCGTTTTGAGGCCTTACGGAAGATTTGTTGTCCTTCTGAGCTTGATTTCTTAAGGTCTCTTAGTCGTTGTAAAAAGTGGGGGGCCACAGGTGGCAAGAGCAATGTCTTCTTTGCGAAAACCATGGATGATAGATTTATCATTAAACAAGTTACGAAGACAGAGTTGGAAtcgtttataaaatttgctcctGGATATTTCAAGTACCTATCTGAATCAATTGTCTCAGGAAGTCCAACATGCCTGGCAAAGATTCTGGGTATCTATCAG GTAACATCTAAACATCTTAAGGGAGGGAAAGAATCAAAGATGGATGTTCTGGTTATGGAGAATCTTTTATTTGGAAGGAACTTGACAAGGCTTTATGATCTTAAAGGATCGTCTCGATCGCGGTATAATCCTGATTCTAGTGGGAGCAACAAAGTTCTGCTGGATCAGAACTTGATTGAAGCAATGCCCACTTCTCCAATTTTTGTGGGAAACAAAGCAAAGCGGTTGTTGGAGAGAGCTGTTTGGAACGATACTTCATTTCTTGCA TCGATAGATGTAATGGATTACTCTTTACTGGTTGGGGTGGATGAAGAGAGGCATGAGTTAGTTCTTGGGATCATTGACTTCATGAGGCAGTATACATGGGACAAGCATCTTGAAACATGGGTGAAGGCTTCGGGCATCCTCGGTGGGCCAAAAAACTCATCTCCAACTGTAATTTCCCCCAAGCAATACAAGAAAAGATTCAGGAAAGCGATGACTACCTATTTTTTGATGGTCCCAGATCAGTGGTCCCCGCCATCAATCATTCCAAGTAAATCCCAGTCTGACTTGTGTGAAGAGAACACACAAGCTGGGACCGTAGTTGAATGA